The Pantoea eucalypti sequence TGGTGATCGATAATGCGACCGCTTTTGCCGACTACTTTGGCGTCAGTGAACTGGTCATGGGCCTGACGCTTATCGCCGTGGGAACCAGCCTGCCTGAGCTGGCAACGGTCATTGCTGGCGCGCTGAAAGGTGAAGATGATATCGCGATCGGCAATCTGATCGGCGCCAACATTTATAATATTGCCATCGTGCTGGGCCTGCCGGCGCTGATTCATCCTGGCAGCATCGACTATCACGCTTTTGCCCGTGATTATTGGGTGATGCTGGGCGTCAGCGTGCTGTTTGCCTTGCTTTGCCTGCTTCGTCGCCGTCGGGTTGGTCGCACGGCAGGCTTAATTTTACTCTGTGGTTTCTTCGTCTGGGTGACGCTGCTCTGGATGCAGCCGGCATTTATGGACGGTTAACAAGGACAGACTCACTATGTCATATCAGCAACCAACAGCATTTGATTTTCAGCAGGCGGGAAAAACTGTCCTGCGCATCGAGCGTGAAGGACTGGAACAACTCGATCAATATATCAATGACGATTTCGCCCGCGCCTGCGCCCTCATTTATGCCTGTCAGGGAAAAGTGGTGGTCATGGGCATGGGCAAGTCTGGCCATATCGGCAAAAAAATGGCGGCGACCTTTGCCAGTACCGGCACGCCCGCCTTTTTTGTGCATCCGGCTGAAGCCAGCCATGGCGATCTGGGGATGGTGAGCAAAAATGATGTGGTCATCGCCATCTCTAACAGCGGTGAGTCCAGCGAAATTCTTGCGCTGATCCCAGTGTTAAAACGTCAGCATATTTCGCTGATCTGCATCACCGGACGGCCTGACAGCGCGATGGGACGGGTTGCCGATGTGCATCTTTGTGTTCATGTTCCGCAGGAAGCGTGTCCGCTGGGTCTGGCGCCCACCTCCAGCACGACGGCCACGCTGGTGATGGGTGACGCGCTTGCGGTTTCGCTGCTGGAAGCGCGTGGATTCACGGCGGAAGACTTTGCCCTCTCCCATCCTGGCGGTGCGCTGGGCCGCAAGTTGCTGCTGCATGTGGCTGATATCATGCACAGCGGCGATGAGCTGCCGCACGTCACGCGGGATGCTTCACTGCGCGATGCGCTGCTGGAAATTACGCGCAAAAACCTGGGACTGACGGTGATCGTCGACGGTCTGATGAAAATTGAAGGCATCTTTACCGATGGCGACCTGCGCCGCATTTTTGATATGGGCATCGATTTTCAGCGCGCCACCATTGGCGAAGTGATGACGCCGGGTGGCATCCGCGTCCGGCCAAATATGCTGGCGGTTGAAGCCCTGAACCTGATGCAGACCAAAAACATTACCTCGATTCTGGTGGCCGATGACGACCGTCTGCTCGGTGTGGTACATATGCATGACATGCTGCGCGCTGGCGTAGTCTGAACAGGAAGAGAAAATGCAACAGGCAACTCCCCCGATTGAAACCTGCTATGGCCCGGTCAGCGCTGATGTTATGGCACGC is a genomic window containing:
- the kdsD gene encoding arabinose-5-phosphate isomerase KdsD, with amino-acid sequence MSYQQPTAFDFQQAGKTVLRIEREGLEQLDQYINDDFARACALIYACQGKVVVMGMGKSGHIGKKMAATFASTGTPAFFVHPAEASHGDLGMVSKNDVVIAISNSGESSEILALIPVLKRQHISLICITGRPDSAMGRVADVHLCVHVPQEACPLGLAPTSSTTATLVMGDALAVSLLEARGFTAEDFALSHPGGALGRKLLLHVADIMHSGDELPHVTRDASLRDALLEITRKNLGLTVIVDGLMKIEGIFTDGDLRRIFDMGIDFQRATIGEVMTPGGIRVRPNMLAVEALNLMQTKNITSILVADDDRLLGVVHMHDMLRAGVV